In Francisella hispaniensis FSC454, a genomic segment contains:
- the ispH gene encoding 4-hydroxy-3-methylbut-2-enyl diphosphate reductase has protein sequence MKILLANPRGFCAGVSRAVETVEKVLEVEKSPVYVRHEVVHNKVVVDSLKKKGVVFVKEVDEVPNDAVCIFSAHGVSLKVEEAAAKKNLVLYDATCPLVTKVHRGVRLASNNDAECVLIGHKGHPEVQGTMGQYRSKKGAIYLIESEEDLNKLTIKDPDNLYYATQTTLSVDETQGIIQALKDKYPNIKGPKKEDICYATQNRQTAIKAMLKYIDVLVVVGSQNSSNSNRLKELATLEGIDAYLVDNPKDVDKLWFDNKKVCGVSAGASAPEYLVQQIISQISKVCSVQVEVEEFEGIKEEVYFPLPRLLKQKIGSGKVE, from the coding sequence GTGAAGATATTACTAGCTAATCCAAGAGGCTTCTGTGCCGGCGTAAGTCGTGCTGTTGAGACTGTAGAGAAAGTTTTAGAAGTAGAGAAGTCACCAGTATATGTGCGCCATGAGGTCGTACACAATAAGGTTGTTGTGGATTCTCTTAAGAAAAAAGGTGTGGTTTTTGTCAAAGAAGTTGATGAAGTACCAAATGATGCAGTATGTATATTTAGTGCTCATGGAGTTTCTCTAAAGGTTGAAGAAGCTGCCGCTAAGAAAAATCTAGTACTTTATGATGCAACATGTCCTTTAGTTACCAAGGTGCATAGAGGGGTGCGTTTAGCAAGTAATAATGATGCTGAATGTGTCTTGATTGGTCACAAAGGTCATCCAGAAGTTCAAGGTACTATGGGTCAGTACCGTAGCAAAAAAGGCGCGATTTATCTTATAGAAAGTGAAGAAGATCTTAATAAATTAACAATAAAAGATCCTGATAATCTATACTATGCTACTCAGACTACTTTGTCAGTAGATGAGACGCAAGGGATAATACAGGCTTTAAAAGATAAATATCCAAATATTAAAGGACCTAAAAAAGAAGATATTTGCTATGCAACACAAAACCGCCAAACAGCTATAAAAGCAATGCTTAAATATATTGATGTTTTAGTTGTGGTAGGCTCACAGAACAGTTCTAACTCTAACAGGCTAAAGGAGCTAGCAACCTTAGAAGGTATAGATGCTTATCTTGTTGATAATCCTAAAGATGTTGATAAGTTATGGTTTGATAATAAGAAAGTCTGTGGCGTCAGTGCTGGAGCTTCTGCTCCAGAATACTTAGTTCAGCAAATAATTAGTCAAATATCTAAAGTTTGTTCGGTACAAGTTGAGGTTGAGGAATTTGAGGGTATTAAAGAAGAGGTCTATTTTCCATTACCAAGACTTTTAAAACAAAAGATTGGCTCAGGTAAGGTGGAATAG
- the aroH gene encoding chorismate mutase, whose amino-acid sequence MQRSIRGATTVDKDSREDVISATKELLQQIIKHNDVNASDIVNIIFTATTDIKSEFPAVAARELGLVDVPLIDCQQMIRNGALEYCIRVMLTYNTDKTQAEIKHIYLRRAEVLRPDLLRK is encoded by the coding sequence ATGCAAAGATCAATTAGAGGTGCTACTACTGTAGACAAAGATAGCAGAGAAGATGTCATAAGCGCGACAAAAGAGCTTTTGCAACAAATTATCAAGCATAATGATGTTAATGCTAGTGACATCGTAAATATTATATTTACTGCGACTACTGATATTAAATCAGAGTTTCCGGCTGTTGCAGCGCGCGAACTTGGGTTAGTTGATGTTCCTTTGATAGATTGTCAGCAGATGATCCGTAATGGAGCTTTAGAGTATTGTATTAGAGTTATGTTGACATATAATACGGACAAAACACAAGCGGAGATTAAACATATTTACTTGCGTCGAGCAGAAGTGCTAAGACCTGATTTATTAAGAAAATAG
- a CDS encoding CDP-alcohol phosphatidyltransferase family protein: protein MIMWLLENIDMKKSKYILPSLFTSASLLFAFLAIIAAFNGNFVSSAVYMLLAGFADAFDGRVARYTHTQTEFGAALDSLADVVSFGATPALVMYFWSLHNIGALGAAISFLYLLAVALRLAKFDTMPAGDNSEESIIERRLYFYGMPCPAGAVTISGLIWMGQRTFVGDYAFITVILTVFTALYLAFMMVSDIKFRSFKDSDGKGNISKLYVICFILIILMLFTMPDKLLYLIMIGYALSGPISHYRYKAKIKNSDLNEHSSVDGKKIIDIEK from the coding sequence ATGATTATGTGGTTGTTAGAAAATATAGATATGAAAAAATCAAAGTATATACTACCTAGTTTGTTTACTAGCGCTAGTTTATTATTTGCTTTCTTAGCAATTATAGCAGCTTTTAATGGTAATTTTGTTTCATCTGCAGTGTATATGCTGTTGGCAGGTTTTGCAGATGCTTTTGATGGTAGGGTTGCTAGATATACACACACTCAAACAGAATTTGGTGCTGCTTTAGATAGTCTTGCTGATGTGGTTTCATTTGGAGCTACTCCAGCCTTAGTTATGTATTTTTGGAGTTTACATAATATTGGTGCTCTAGGCGCAGCTATTTCGTTTTTGTACTTGCTTGCTGTAGCTTTAAGATTAGCTAAGTTTGATACTATGCCTGCTGGTGATAATTCAGAGGAAAGTATAATTGAGCGCCGCTTGTACTTTTATGGTATGCCATGCCCAGCTGGTGCTGTGACTATATCAGGATTAATCTGGATGGGGCAAAGAACATTTGTTGGTGATTACGCTTTTATAACTGTGATCTTAACTGTTTTTACCGCTTTATATCTTGCTTTTATGATGGTTAGTGATATTAAGTTTAGAAGTTTTAAAGATAGTGATGGTAAAGGTAATATTAGTAAGTTGTATGTAATTTGTTTTATTTTGATTATTCTTATGTTATTTACGATGCCTGATAAATTACTTTACTTGATTATGATAGGTTATGCTTTATCAGGTCCAATATCTCACTATAGATATAAAGCTAAAATTAAAAATAGTGATCTAAATGAACATTCATCGGTTGATGGTAAGAAAATAATAGATATTGAGAAGTAA
- the tolQ gene encoding protein TolQ, with translation MDNSISLVELILHANFIVQLIMLGLVAMSVYSWAIMFEVNNRVKKYRNEQVQFDKLFWAGHHIQKLYDYYLQHKENIFGKSIIFCSGLREFNNLKDTCMLRGDTILEGMERTVSIAIAQEAKELDRKLPALATIGAVAPYIGLVGTVWGIMSSFNTLGGVEQATISVVAPHIAEALIATALGLFVAIPAVIGHSKLSNQVDDILSSYESFQDDLCILLLKEAHRDEIQHQNQESL, from the coding sequence ATGGATAATTCTATTTCTTTAGTTGAGCTAATATTACACGCTAACTTTATAGTTCAGCTTATTATGTTGGGTCTAGTCGCAATGTCCGTTTATTCATGGGCAATTATGTTTGAAGTCAATAATCGTGTTAAAAAATATCGTAATGAACAGGTTCAGTTTGATAAGCTATTTTGGGCAGGTCATCATATCCAGAAGTTATATGATTATTATCTACAACATAAAGAAAATATTTTTGGCAAATCAATAATATTTTGTTCTGGTCTAAGAGAGTTTAATAACCTTAAGGATACTTGTATGCTAAGAGGAGATACTATCCTAGAAGGCATGGAAAGAACTGTTAGTATAGCAATAGCACAAGAAGCAAAAGAGCTAGATAGAAAACTGCCAGCATTGGCAACAATAGGAGCTGTAGCACCCTATATCGGTTTAGTCGGAACTGTATGGGGGATTATGTCATCATTTAATACTCTAGGTGGTGTTGAGCAGGCGACAATTTCGGTAGTTGCACCACATATTGCTGAAGCTTTAATAGCTACAGCATTAGGTCTTTTTGTTGCTATTCCCGCAGTTATTGGTCACAGTAAACTATCTAACCAAGTTGATGATATTTTATCAAGCTATGAGTCATTCCAAGATGATTTGTGTATTTTACTTCTAAAAGAAGCACATAGAGATGAAATTCAACATCAGAATCAAGAAAGCTTGTAA
- the tolR gene encoding protein TolR codes for MKKRNKRFFRKQRPMVQINVVPYIDVMLVLLVIFMITTPILTQGVKVDLPKAQSEKIPSNDSKPIVVTVNKQGEYFINQGVNDPKTALSSGALANAVVSLSQQNPGKPVYVRGDSSASYGEVVKAMALIQRAGVDKVGLVTEDGKS; via the coding sequence ATGAAAAAAAGAAATAAAAGATTTTTTAGAAAACAGCGACCTATGGTACAAATCAATGTAGTGCCTTACATTGATGTTATGCTTGTTCTACTAGTAATTTTTATGATCACAACACCTATTTTAACTCAAGGTGTAAAAGTTGATCTACCGAAAGCACAATCTGAAAAGATACCTTCAAATGATAGTAAACCAATAGTTGTTACGGTAAATAAGCAGGGTGAGTATTTTATTAATCAAGGAGTTAATGATCCTAAGACAGCTTTAAGTTCAGGCGCATTAGCAAATGCGGTAGTTAGTTTATCACAGCAAAATCCTGGTAAACCTGTTTATGTAAGAGGTGATAGCAGCGCAAGTTATGGTGAGGTTGTAAAAGCTATGGCTCTTATTCAAAGAGCGGGAGTTGATAAAGTGGGGTTAGTCACAGAAGATGGCAAATCTTAA
- the tolA gene encoding cell envelope integrity protein TolA has product MANLNYHKFLRFCNKQIDENPFLVKAILIHIALIILLYILSFVSSLKFEKTQASLSAQVSNMPKKFEIIQATSISSSELNKQISAYENHQQELKQAREDIKQAKLQALKKHQQQLKEKAEAERKAKQQAILEAKKKAQQEAQRKAEQEKQAKLEAERKAKVEAEQKAQQELQRKKEQELKAKQQAEEKARQERLAKARAEAEAAARKQIEQNQAQSAISSYIAAYQDRVGANWIKDSCRGIYDLPRAIIRDGKFIKLTGTSGNYRCDQSLIDAIKNTTPPTITNNVARKTIQTENISFIFKQS; this is encoded by the coding sequence ATGGCAAATCTTAATTATCATAAATTTTTACGGTTCTGCAACAAGCAAATAGATGAGAATCCGTTTTTAGTCAAGGCTATATTAATTCATATTGCTTTGATAATTTTGCTGTATATTTTGTCTTTTGTCAGTAGCTTAAAGTTTGAGAAAACACAAGCATCTTTGAGTGCGCAAGTTTCAAATATGCCAAAGAAATTTGAGATTATCCAAGCTACCTCAATAAGTAGTAGTGAGTTAAATAAACAAATATCTGCTTACGAGAATCATCAACAAGAATTAAAGCAGGCTAGAGAAGATATCAAACAAGCTAAGCTACAGGCTCTTAAAAAACATCAGCAGCAATTAAAAGAAAAAGCTGAGGCAGAGAGAAAAGCTAAACAACAAGCTATCCTAGAAGCCAAGAAAAAGGCTCAGCAAGAAGCTCAACGCAAAGCTGAGCAAGAAAAGCAAGCAAAACTTGAAGCAGAACGTAAGGCAAAAGTAGAGGCGGAGCAAAAAGCGCAACAAGAGTTACAACGCAAAAAAGAGCAAGAGCTTAAAGCAAAACAACAAGCTGAAGAAAAAGCGCGCCAAGAGAGATTAGCAAAAGCTAGAGCAGAGGCAGAAGCAGCTGCTAGGAAACAAATTGAGCAGAATCAGGCACAATCAGCTATTTCTAGTTACATCGCTGCATATCAAGATAGAGTTGGAGCTAACTGGATTAAGGATTCTTGTAGAGGAATTTATGATTTACCTCGCGCAATTATTAGAGATGGTAAATTTATTAAACTTACTGGTACATCTGGTAATTATAGATGTGATCAGTCTTTAATTGATGCTATTAAAAATACTACGCCACCTACAATTACAAATAATGTGGCAAGAAAAACTATACAAACAGAAAATATAAGCTTTATATTTAAACAAAGTTAA